AAGGAGCCCAGAATATTTTCTTCGCCCAGCTGGCCAGCGGCAACGTGACCCAGTTTAGCGTAGAGGCCACACGCTTTATGTCCGGTAAATTCCCGTTCATGATCTTTGGGCTTCCAGGCGCAGCTCTGGCGATGTACCAGTGCGCCAAACCAGAAAAACGCAAACTCGTTGGCGGCCTGCTGTTGTCCGCAGCGCTGACGGCTGTCCTGACAGGGATTACCGAGCCCATTGAGTTCACCTTCCTGTTTGTGGCGCCGTTCTTATACATTATTCACTGTGTGCTCTGCGGGCTCTCCTATATGCTCATGCACATTTTAAACGTTGGGGTTGGGATGACCTTCTCCGGCGGCCTCATTGATATGTTCCTGTTCGGTATTCTCCAGGGCAATGACAAGACCCACTGGGTCAATATTGTGCTGGTGGGCGTGGCTTACTTCTTTATTTACTGGATACTGTTCAGAACCCTGATCAAGAAGTTCAACCTGAAAACACCAGGCCGTGAGGATGACGATGAAGAAACCAAGCTTTACACCCGGGCCGACGTCGACGCCAGAAAGAACAGCGGCGGCGCAGAAAGCAGCCCTGGCGCAGGCGTCAGCGACCCTGTTTCAGCCATGATCACAGTGGGCCTTGGGGGTAAGGAAAATATCGAGGATCTGGATAATTGTATCACCCGTCTGCGTACAACGGTCAAGGATTCATCTCTTGTTAAGGAAGACCTTTTAAAACAGAGCGGCGCGGCCGGCGTGGTTATCAAGGGCCAGGGCGTTCAGGTCATTTACGGCCCGACCGTACCGAATATCAAGTCAAACCTTGAAGAATTCCTGGAAACGCCGGAAGCGGATAACCTGTCACTGGATGTGGCCAAAGCCGAAGCGCCAAAGGCCGGAGAAACACCAGAAGCCGCCGAAAAGAACGGCACTGTCGAATTTTTCTCAAGCCCCATCGACGGCCGCGTTGCCAGTATCGAGGAAACCCCGGACGACGCCTTCAGCCAGAAAATGCTGGGCGACGGCATTGTGGTATTCCCGACCGGCTCCGAGGTACACGCGCCCTGTGACGGCTCCATCGAGGTGCTGTTCCCAACAGGCCACGCCATCGGGATGAAATCCGCCGACGGTACAGAGCTGCTTATCCATGTGGGCATTGACACCGTCAATCTTGACGGCAAAGGCTTTACCCCGCACGTTGAGCAGGGCGATACGGTCAAGCGCGGCGATCTGCTCCTGACCATCGACCTGCCCTTTATCGAGGCCAACGTCCCGTCCGCGGCGGTGCCCATGATCTTTACCGGCCTGCCGGCAGGCAAGGATATGAAGATTCTGGCAAAAGGCGACGTGACCACTGATATGGATGTTGTCGAAATTGACGGATAAGTGTATAATAGGATAGAAAGCTAAAACAAGACCATCAGCGAACGACAAAAGGAAGGCTCTTTATAATAGGAAAGGCCTTCCTTTTTACAGCTCTGTGAGAAGATACAGAAGGGGGGACACACCGAGTGTACTGTGTCAAAAAAGTTTTAAATAACAACGCGGTTCTGGCCGTTGACCTCAGACGCAAGGAGGAGGTCATCTTTCTGGGGAAAGGCGTGGGCTTTAATAAAAAAGTCAACCAGCCCTTTGAGGACCCGAAAAGCGTTAAAAAATACCATCTGCAAAAGGAAACCAGCAAAGGCCCCTCAGACAAGCTCATCAGCGCAGTCAATCCGGTTTATCTGGAAATCGCCAATGATATTATCCGCCTGTCCGAGGAGAAATTCAAAGCTGTGGATACCAATATTCTGCTGCCGCTGGCCGACCATATCGCCTTTTCCATTGTCCGAATGAACAGCCGGATGGATCTGTCCAACCCTTTTTCGGAGGATATCCGCCTGCTTTTTGAGGAAGAGTATGCCATAGCCGAAAAGGGCCGGGAGATCATCCGCGAGCGTACCGGCTACAGCATTCCCGACGACGAGGTCAGCTACATTACCCTGTACATTCACTCGGCCCTCAGCGACACACAGGTTTCCCAGTCGCTCAAAATTCCGGTGATCATCCGGGAGAGCATCGAGCGGATTGAGAAGGAATGCGGCGTCAGGATCGACATGGGCTCCTTTGCCTACAACCGGCTTTTATACCATATTAAATGTATGCTGGCCCGGGTGCACAATAATGAGAAGCTCAACAGCGATATGATTGAGTTTACAAAGGAAAAATGCGCTTATGCTTTTGAGGTGGCCGGAGAAATCTGTGAAAAGCTGTCCCATGAGCTGGGCGAGCAGTTTACCGAAAAGGAGGTCAGCTACCTGGCCCTGCACATCGAGCGTATCCGAAGCGCTTAACAGAAAAGATGACGTACCGTTTTGACACGTCATCTTTTTTAATGGCCGAGGGGGGCGGTGTGCGCTTGTGTTATCCCGGCCTTTAATATATAATTATGCTTAATCTTTAAAAAAAGGAGTGATTTTATGGCAGTTGACTTTTATCAAAAACTTCCTGAAGCCATCAAAGCCTGTGAGCCGGAAGCCGTCAGCCTCCGGCGGGCTTTACATAAAATCCCGGAAACGGGCTTTAATGAGCGTGAAACCCAGGCGTTTATTATGGACTATCTTGAAAAGCTGGGTTATAGCCCTGAGAAGGTCTGCGATACCGGCGTTGTCCTGTTTATCCCAAGCCTGAACGGGCTGGATGAGACCATCGCTATCCGTACCGATATGGACGGTCTGGGCGTAGTGGAAGAAACCGGGGTGGATTTTGCCTCCGAGCATGAGGGGATGATGCATGCCTGCGGCCACGACGGCCATATGAGCATGGTGCTCCTGGTCGCCAGGTATTTAAAGGAGCACCCAGAAGCCAGAGTACGCAACACGCTGCTGGTGTTCCAGCCCGCCGAGGAGGGACCGGGAGGGGCCGGCCCCATTGTTGAGAGCGGCGTGCTTGAAAAGTACAAAGTCAAAGCTGTTTTTGGCTACCACCTGTTCCCCTTTGTAGAGGAAGGGCTCATCAGCACCACCCCAGGGCCGATGATGGCAATGACCTCGGAATTTTATATTGATATTCTGGGAAAAAGCGGCCACGCGGCCGACCCGGACCAGGGGATTGACGCCATTGTAGCTACTGCTGACTACGTTTCGGGCCTTCAGAAAATCGTGAGCCGGACGGTGAGCCCCAATGACAGCGCCCTGCTGTCCATCGGCACCATAAACGGCGGTACCCGAATGAATATTATTGCCGATAAGGTCAGCCTTTCCGGTACAGTGCGCTCATTCTCAGAGGATGTCCAGGAGGCCATGAAAAAGCGTATGGTGGATATGGCCAGGGGTATTGAGCAGATGTACCATTGCAGGATTGAGATCAGGTTTGTCGATATGTACCCCCCGGTGATCAATAGTGAGGCCCTGTTCGACCAGATCTGGCCCCTGTGCGGTGAGGCAGATGAAAAGAAGCTGTTTAAAAAAGTGATGCTGGCTGAGG
The DNA window shown above is from Eubacterium limosum and carries:
- a CDS encoding PTS transporter subunit IIABC codes for the protein MKDKIFGVLQRVGRAFMLPIALLPVAGLLLGIGGSFTNEVMLESYGLTSVMGEGTVAYTILTVMSEAGNVIFANLPIIFAIGVAIGMAKKEKAVAALAGVIGFFIMHTVISTLIGLTGTYSPETLAAANETARAAALAANQPFTEIVASRLLPSGSISSTVGIESLQMGVFGGIIVGLGAAALTNKFYNIKLPSVISFFGGTRFVPIITALVYLVVGVLMFFVWPYIQIGINAIGNVVINSGYIGTFIYGFIERALIPFGLHHVFYIPFWQTSVGGVMNVDGQMIEGAQNIFFAQLASGNVTQFSVEATRFMSGKFPFMIFGLPGAALAMYQCAKPEKRKLVGGLLLSAALTAVLTGITEPIEFTFLFVAPFLYIIHCVLCGLSYMLMHILNVGVGMTFSGGLIDMFLFGILQGNDKTHWVNIVLVGVAYFFIYWILFRTLIKKFNLKTPGREDDDEETKLYTRADVDARKNSGGAESSPGAGVSDPVSAMITVGLGGKENIEDLDNCITRLRTTVKDSSLVKEDLLKQSGAAGVVIKGQGVQVIYGPTVPNIKSNLEEFLETPEADNLSLDVAKAEAPKAGETPEAAEKNGTVEFFSSPIDGRVASIEETPDDAFSQKMLGDGIVVFPTGSEVHAPCDGSIEVLFPTGHAIGMKSADGTELLIHVGIDTVNLDGKGFTPHVEQGDTVKRGDLLLTIDLPFIEANVPSAAVPMIFTGLPAGKDMKILAKGDVTTDMDVVEIDG
- a CDS encoding PRD domain-containing protein, whose amino-acid sequence is MYCVKKVLNNNAVLAVDLRRKEEVIFLGKGVGFNKKVNQPFEDPKSVKKYHLQKETSKGPSDKLISAVNPVYLEIANDIIRLSEEKFKAVDTNILLPLADHIAFSIVRMNSRMDLSNPFSEDIRLLFEEEYAIAEKGREIIRERTGYSIPDDEVSYITLYIHSALSDTQVSQSLKIPVIIRESIERIEKECGVRIDMGSFAYNRLLYHIKCMLARVHNNEKLNSDMIEFTKEKCAYAFEVAGEICEKLSHELGEQFTEKEVSYLALHIERIRSA
- a CDS encoding M20 metallopeptidase family protein, with protein sequence MAVDFYQKLPEAIKACEPEAVSLRRALHKIPETGFNERETQAFIMDYLEKLGYSPEKVCDTGVVLFIPSLNGLDETIAIRTDMDGLGVVEETGVDFASEHEGMMHACGHDGHMSMVLLVARYLKEHPEARVRNTLLVFQPAEEGPGGAGPIVESGVLEKYKVKAVFGYHLFPFVEEGLISTTPGPMMAMTSEFYIDILGKSGHAADPDQGIDAIVATADYVSGLQKIVSRTVSPNDSALLSIGTINGGTRMNIIADKVSLSGTVRSFSEDVQEAMKKRMVDMARGIEQMYHCRIEIRFVDMYPPVINSEALFDQIWPLCGEADEKKLFKKVMLAEDFAMYRKAIPGVFMGLGSGSKEKGYTQNLHTHGFNFDEKVLLRGLQVYMNILTKAGEYTL